The region CCTTACTGGAGATCCTGTTCGGCGCAACCTTCCTTGTGCTGTACGTAGGCTATCTGCTGCGCGTGCGCAGGGTGGCGCTTTTTTTTATGCAGCGGCCATACGGGGTTTGGTTTAAGTTCCTGCTGCGCCACCTCTACCTCATCCTGCTCATCATCGCCATACTTGGCCCCTCCTTCGGGGCTATGAAAAAAGAGATCCGGACCATTGGCAAAGACCTGTATGTTGCCGTAGACCTTTCCCAGTCCATGAACGCCACGGATATACAGCCCTCGCGGCTGGAGCAGGCAAAGCACATAACGAAGCGCCTCATCAGCCGCTTCAACTCCGACCGCATCGGCTTGATGGTCTTCTCCAACGAGGCCTATATCCAGAGCCCCCTCACCTTCGACCAGAACGCCCTGCTGCTGCATACCCAGACGCTTCGCACCGGCCTCCTCCCCCACTCCGGCACCGATTACGCCCCCGTGCTGCAACTGGCGCTCGACAAGCTCAGGCAAAAGTCCAACACTGCGGAGGAAGAGCAGAAAGCGCGGGTGCTGGTGCTGATAAGCGATGGCGAGGACTTTGGCGGTAACGTTAAGAAACTGGCGGAGCAACTGCGCGAGGAGAACATCCGGGTTTATACCTTGGGAATCGGCACCACCGACGGCAGCCGCATACCGGTGGCACAGGGTTTTAAAACAGACAGCGAGGGCAATGAGGTGATTTCCCGGCTAAATCCGGAGCCCTTGGTGCAGCTGGCGGAGCTGACCGGCGGAACATACTTTGAGGTGAACGGCCGGGTGAGCGAGGTGAGCAAGCTCATCAGCACCATCAATAAAATTGAGGGGGAGCTGCGAGAGAGTAAAACCATAGACGTTACGGCCAACAAGTACATTTATCCTCTGGCGCTAGCGCTGCTGCTGATCCTGCTCGATATCCTGATCACCGTTAAGCTAATTCGGATATGAAAACAATCGCCATGGCAGCCATACTTCTTGTCAGCCTGTTTAGCGGCGGCATATCCATCATTACGCGCATTAACCAGCATGCCGAAGAGGCGGCCATCGCCTATCAGCGCAAAGATTACATAGAGGCCATCGCCTCCTACAATTACCTGCTGGATGACCTGGAGGTGGATGATGACCTGCTGCGCCTGAACCTGGCCCACTCCTATTACCAGGCGGGGCTGCTGCCACAGGCCACTTCGGCTTACCAATACCTGGCAGACCACCCCACCCCGCACCTGCGTGCGCTAGCGCACCTGCAGCTGGGCAACATCCACACGAAGCAGAAGAAGTATAAACGGGCCCTCTCGCTCTACAAACTGGCCCTGGTGGCCGAGCCCGGCAACGACGCGGCCAGGTATAACTTTGAGCTCCTGAAAAAGTACCTGTTGCTGCACCCCGAGGCCGCTGAGGAACAGCAACAGGAGGCACCGGAGCAGGAAAATAATGCTGAGCAGGATCAACAGCAGCAGCCTGCAGAGGAGGACCTGGCGCCGCAGCCCCAGAAGAATCCCGACGAGCAGGGCGAGCAGCAGGAAATCGACCAGCCGGCGCCGGCCCAGAATGGCCAACAACAGCAAGCAGGGAGCAGCGAACAGCAGCTGAGCGATCAGGAGCGGGAGGAGATTGCCGGTGAAGCGGATGGTGACACAGAAGGGCTGCAACTCAATAACCCGTTCGATAAGAGCGGCCAGCAGCACAGGGGCAGCTCGGAGGAAGTATCGGAAGAGGACCAGCAGGCACAGATGCGTCGCGCCAGGCTGCGCCAGGCCAACATGAGCCCCGAGAAAGCCAGGCTCCTGCTCGATGCCATGCGCAACGCAGAACTGCAGTACATACAGCAGCTTCCCAAAAAACCGACCCGCCAGCCGGACCCCAGCAAGCCGGACTGGTAGGCGCTGAAGTACATACACCTTCTTTAATTTTTAATCCCATTTGCTTATCACAAACCAATCGGTTTATTTTACGTTTGCCAAAGTATAAGCAACACCCATGAGCAAGGCAGACCGGACACGGCAACTGATCATAGAGAAATCGGCCCACCTTTTTAACCAGAAAGGGTATGCCGGCACATCTATGCAGGATATCATGGGGGCTACCGGACTCACGAAAGGAGGGATTTACGGCCACTTCGACAGCAAAGAGGAGATCGCCCTGGAGGCATTTGAGCACGCGGCCGCCCACCTGATGCAGTTGCTGGGCGACAGCATTACGCCTCATACTTCTGCCACGAAAAAATTAGAGGCGCTTCTCGCTTTCTACAAAACCTACCTCTACGCCCCACCTATTCAGGGAGGTTGCCCCGTATTGAACACTTCGGTTGAGGCCGACGACACCAACCCACTCCTCCGGGCCAGTGTGGTGAGGGTGCTGAATAAACTACACAAGTCCGTGGCTAACATTGTGCGGCTGGGCTTAACTCAAGGTGAGTTCAAGGCAATTGCGGATGCGGAGCGTTTCGCCATCCTTTTTGTAAGTATGATTGAGGGCGGCGTGATGGTGTCGAAAGCCTACGGGGAGGCAAAGTACCTGCATACCGTGCTGCAACACCTGCAGCAGCTCATACAGCAGGAACTTAAAGTTTAATTTTTTTACCTGTTTATAAACCGATCGGTCTTTTTTCTTATTACACCACTTAACAACTAAACCTATGCAAGAGACAACAAGTATCGCACAGCAACTGGAGAGCAAGGCCCGCATTCGTTTTGAGGACTGCGACCCCTTTGGGCACCTGAACAACGGCCGCTACATCGATTATTTCATGAACGCCCGGGAAGATCAGCTGCGGGACAATTATCAACTGGATATTTACGCCCACATGCAGCAAACCGGCAACGTGTGGGTGGTAGCGTCTAGCCAGGTTGCCTACCTGCAGGAAGTAAAAATGAACGAAGAAATTACTATCCGGACCAACCTGCGCTGGTTTACAGAATCCGACTTGTTTATGGAGGGGATGATGCTTGACCCTGAGACAGGCCGGGTAAAGGCGGCAGTGTGGTTGCGCTTTGCCTACTTACATGTGCACAAAGCTATAAAAGCCAGTCATGAGCCACAGCTGATGGAGCTGTTCCGGGCCGCCGCCGTGATGGGAAACGGAAAGCCTGACCAGTATTTTGAACAGCGCGTAAAGGAGCTGCGATCGCTTACCGTGCCAGCATAAGCAAACCGGAAAGGCAGCCTGGCGCTCACTACACCAAGGCGCGCAGGCAGCCTCTCTAGCTGAACATTACTCGCTCCAGGCAGTTTTATTTTACAAGATTACACTTGCGGATTAAACCTTTACCCACCTGAGCCATCCAAACAGTCCCTTACTATCAATTCAACTATGAAAGAGCAACTAAGACAGGTGCTGGAGGTGCTGAACCTTGCCGAGAAACTGAAGTATGAACTGCGCCACAGCTGGCTTTCCAACGGCAGGCAGGAGAGCGTAGCCGAGCATACCTGGCGCATGTCGCTGATGGTGGTGCTGCTGGAGCCTTACCTGGACCATGAGATAGAGGTGGCCCGCACCCTGAAGATGGTCATCATACACGACCTGGTGGAAGCGGAAGCCGGCGATGTGCCAGCTTTTGAGGTAACCACTCCTGAACTGAAGGAGCAGAAGCGCCAGAGGGAGTTGCAGGCCATCGAGCGCCTCCGCACCACGCTGGGCAACGGCCTGGGGCAGCATGTGTATGAGCTCTGGCACGAGTTCGAGGATAAGCTTACGTACGAGTCCCGCGTGGCCAACGCCCTTGACAAGCTGGAGGTGCGCATACAGCACAATAACGCCGACATCAGCACCTGGCTGGAGGTAGAGCAGGAGTTTGTTTTCCTGATGGGCCAGCACACCGAGTTCGACGCCTGCCTGCACCAGCTGAAGGAGCTGATAGAGGCCCAGGCGGTGCAGAAGATGGAGGCTGCCGGCATAAGCGTGGCAGCCGTAAAACAGCGAATCATAGCAAAGCCACAGGCCGTCGTATAAGCACAGGAGAAGTGTTTGCTCCGTGCAACTCCGCGCTTTTGCCATGCATTTCGTGGCAGAAATGAGTACCTTTGCCTTAACAAACAAAAGGAGGGATTCCCATGCTAAGCCAAGGCTCCAAACTATACAGTATCCTGAACTATAAGTGCCCCAGATGCCACAAGGGAGACCTTTTCATCCATAAAGGTTGGAGCTACACCAGGTTCAGCGAAATGCCCGAAGAGTGCCCCTGCTGCCACCAACGCTACGAGCCCGAGCCGGGCTTTTACTACGGAGCTATGTACGTGAGCTACGGCATCACAACCGCTATACTGATCACTATTCTGGTTGCCCTGAGCGTGCTACTGGAGGAGGTGACCATGCTATGGTTCCTTGGCTCCCTCAGTGTTGCCCTACTGCTTTTCTACCCGTTCATCTTCAGAATGTCGCGGGCGATCTGGTTTAACTTTTTCGTGCACTATAACAAAGACGTCGCCGCCTCAGCACGCTGCCAATAAACTTCTTTCGTGGAAATGTTGCTCCCTGGCGCTGCACAGCCGGTTTTCTTATAGTTTGATGTCCGGCGTATAGGCCACCTCCAGCACAAAGCCGTTCGGGTCGCGGAAATCTATAGTGTAGTAGTGTGGCATAGGCTGCGGCCCGTGGTTAATATCGGCGTTTATACTTTTATAACTCAGGTGGCGATGTTTGCGGAAGCATAAACTTATACCTGGCCCCAGGCCTTTTCATCTGGCGCAAGTCTCCAGACTTGTTTCCTATTATGGTGTCGGGTTTGCAACCCGACTGGCTTGAAAAGCCATACTTTTATACTTGCTGTTCCGGACATGCTTGTCCGGAACTACTTCTGCTGCGGATTTCCGAATCCGCGTAAGCCATACTTTATGCTTGCTGGTTTATCCTTCCCTAGCAGCTGCTTCCTGCAACTGGAACCAAGCTATACTTTCAAAACACCGCTGATCCTGTAGTTCCCACAAACCTACAGTTCCATCTCATACTTTGGCTCCCTCCAGCCCGGGAGGGCTCGTCTTCCCGCATCGCGCTGTGTACATTTCCTTTGCTGTCGCAATTTCGCTAAAGCGAAACCGGAAATCTACAAGGCGCTCAACGGAAAGACTGGGTATCATTTCGATAGCTGCTGCTATACAATAGGAACCAAGCTCCCTCCCCTGTTCTTAGGGGAGGGCTGGGGTGGGGTGAAATTCCCCTCTCTGGAAGGGCCAAGGGTGGGTTTATACTTAAATAGGGACAGGTCGCGACCAGTTCACCGCTTTAGCGATGCCACAAGTATAAGAGGTTTTATACTTATACTTTGGCAAATGTCTTTTGCCCGGAATCCCTGACAACTCCCTTCGGGGTAGAGGTGGGTAATCGCAACTTGAGTTTTATACTTTCGAGCCCCTACCCTGTCCACTACCTGGCCGACCGATGCCCACGCCATACTTGTATGCCATACTTTAAATTTGCGTTTGATGTCTGCTAAAGTATAAAAACCCAAAAAAAGAGAATGCATGGAAGGCTATACTTCTACTTTCTTTGCGGGGAACTACCGGCGATGACGTATAAGTTTCCCTGAAATACTCGGTGATACTTGCCATACTAATACTTGCTGCGTTCATACTTTATACTTCCCTCTCCTCAGATTTATACTTATACTTGCCGGATGCAATACCAGGAACATTACCAGCGGCTGGAGCGGCTCTACCACCAGGCAAAGGTGCAGGAGCTGTTCAGTGGCAGCAGCATACAGGTTAGCCACAGCCGCGCTGAAATCACCCTGCCGGTCCAGGAAAAGTACTTCCATGGGGCCAACGCCCTGCACGGGGCCGTCTACTTTAAATTGCTCGATGATGCCGCTTACTTTGCCGTAGCCTCTGTGGTGCGCGATGTATTCATCGTTACGGCCTCTTTTCAACTGAACCTGGTGCGCCCGGTAACCGGCGGCGAGCTCAAAGCTGTGGGTATCCTTCGCTCCCAAAGCAAGAACCTGTTCATCGCCGAAGCAACGCTCTACAATGAGCGCGGCAAAGAGGTAGCCTTCGGCACCGGCCAGTTTGTTCGCACCACGCAGCCGCTCGAGAGTTTGCAGGGATACGTTTGAGTTAGAGAGTTGGGGAGTTTAGGAGTTAGAGAGTTGTAAAGACGCAATAACGTTGCGCCTTTATAGTTAGAAAGTTAAAAAGTTAGAAGGTTAGAAAGTATAAAACCGTACTTTGGTTTAGTGCCCTCGCTCGCCTCCGGCGCGTGTGAGTTATCATGTGGCGTCCCGCCACGTTACGCTGCAAGTATAAAGTATGGCCTGAAGTATAATTCCACTATGAATTCATTTATGCGCATCAGATGCCTTGCCAAGTAAAGCCAATTCCCCTCCTTGGAGGGGTAGGGGTGGGTTAATGTTTTTTAGATGCGCACGAGCCACTCAATACTAGTATAAAGTATAATCCGAAGCGGCCAGAGGCCTTGGGGAAGCTCACACGTGCCAGAGGCGAGCGAGGGCTGTATATAGAATGATCCTCCAAAGTATAAAATCATACTTCAGGCAACCGCATAAAAAAACGGGAGCAAGTATAACCTGCTCCCGTTTTCTGTTTATCTAAAGTATAAAACTACTCCTTTGCCTCTCCGGCTACCTCAGGCTCCCTTACCAGCTCCAGGCCGTAGTCTTTGCCTTTGATAACCGATGGCACGCCCTGCTCCATCCATTTCGGGGCCGGGGCTCCTTTCAGGTAATGGTCGAAGAACTGCGACATGCGCACCGAAAGGTCTTTGCGGTTCTTGCGCTGCATCAGGTTGTGCTCCTCGCCATTGTACACCAGCATCCAGACAGGCTTGTTGAGGCGGCGCAGCGCCATAAAGTACTCGATACCCTGGTACCAAGGCACGGCTCCGTCGTTGTCGTTGTGCATGATCAGCAGCGGTGTCTGTACGCGGTCGGCAAAGAAGAGCGGCGAGTTCTCGATAAACTGCATCGGCTTCTCCCACAGCGTACCGCCAATGCGGCTTTGCGTGCGCTCGTACTGGAACTGGCGGCTCAGACCCGTGCCCCAACGGATACCGCCGTACGCACTCGTCATGTTCGATACCGGTGCGCCGGCCATGGCCGCCTTGAACAAATGTGTTCGGGTAACCATGTAGGCGATCTGGTAGCCGCCCCAGCTCTGGCCCTGCAATGCCATGTTCCTGTCATCTACAAAGCCCTGCTGCACCAGCATTTGTACACCCGGTATAATGCAGTCCATGGCGCTCTCGCCCGGGTAACCATTCTGGTACACGATGTCCGGCACGAACACCAGGTAATCGTTGCTCACAAACAGCGGGATGTTGATCGTAGAAGCGCTTGGGGCCGGCACGCGGTGGTTGTGTATGCCATCCGAGGAGCGCTCATAAAAATACACCAGCATCGGGTACTTCTTATTCGCATCAAAGTTCTCGGGCTTGTAGAGCAGCCCCTGCAGCGGAATACCGTCCGTGGATTTCCAGTTCACCAGCTCCACTGTGCCCCACTTATACTCCGCCGCCTGCGGGTTGGCGTCCGTCAGCTGCTGCACGTTGGCAAAGCTCAGGTCCGAAGTATACAGGTCGTTATAGTTCCTGAAATCGCCGCGGCGGAAGGTAACCAGGTTGTTGTCTTTGGCTTTACTGAGCGAAGTATAGGCATGGTCAGAGCTGATGAGCTGCTCCGGTTTTGCCTCTTTGCTCACATACTCCTTGTAGTAGCCGTCGGCTTTTGTGCCAATGTTAAAGCCGCTCAGGTACAGCTCGGCGTTGGCAGGTATAAACTTCTGCTCCGGGTCCAGCTTTTCATAGCGCAGGCGCAGGTTGTGCTGGCGCCCATAGGTGTCAGTCAGGTTCACAGCGGCCTTTTTGCCCGTAGGGTCCAGCTTCCATATGTCGTGCTTGTCGTATACCAGCAGGTGGCTGTCGTTTTCTACCCAGCCCCCGAAACCGTAGTCGTCCGGAAGCATCGGCATGTCGAAATCCTCCTCGTAAAAAGGCACTCCTACTTTTTTTGTCAGGTTGATATTGGCGCCTCCCTTGGTGCTCATGGCGTGCCAGCTGCTGTCCATCGGCTCATACCAGTACACGTACTTGCCCATCGGCGAAAGGCGCGGGTTACCTCTTGATTCCGTCAGTACCTGTTTGGTCGTTCCCTTCTTCAGGTCGATCAGGTAGGCGTCCTTGCGGGTCGGGGTGTCGTAACCGATCGTGATTTTATACTTCTCGTCGCTCACGCCTAGCGCCACATCCCCGGTCTTGTAGGCATCCAGGTACACATCCGGCATCTCCAGGGTGGCCAGCTGCTGCATTTTGCCCCCTCTCAAATCGTACATGGCCAGGAAGGAGCGCTTCAGGGTGCGGTCGTTCTGTTTGAGCTGCATGGGCTGTATCAACGGATCTTTGTAGGTCCAGATATCCAGGCTTACCTTGTCCTCCTCCAGCTGCGTGGTGTCTTTCTCGTAGCGCACCGGGCGCGGGAACGTGCCGAAGAACAGGCGCTTGCCATCCTCGGAGAATATCAGGCTGCCGTGCTCGCTCACCATCCAGTCCTGCGGCATGCCTTTGGCTACGGTATCGGCCAGCACCTGGCTTTCGCGGCTTTTGGTGTTCCAGTAGTTCAGGCTGAAGTAGCGGATGTCGGCTTTCAGCGTATCGGCAGTGGCCACGTAAGCCAGTTGGTTTCCGGCCTTGTCGGTGCTGATGCCTTTGTAGGAGACCAGGCCCGTATCGATCGGCATTTCCTTCAGCTCGGAAGTACTGAAAGCAAATACCCCGGCCTGGTGCAGTGAGTCCAGCTCATCCTTCACGAAGTACAGCATGTTGCCCTGCTCCGAGAAAATATAGTCCACCACGCGCGGGAAACGGTGCTCCTGTCCGGTGCTGAGATTGCGCAGCACCAGGTCGGTACCCTTGGCATCCTTGTTTTTCTTTAGGGTTGATTTCTTTTCCCCAGTTTTTTCCGCGCCTGCTGCGGTTGTGTCTTTCTTAGCTTCCTTCTTCTCCGGCAGCGGCTTCTCCAGGTGGTAGGCCAGCCAGCCGCTTCCCTCCTTCGGCAACTTATACGACTGCACCCGCGGCACCTTTACCACCCTCATGTCTTCCAGGCTCACAATCGCCAGGGAGTCTTTGGGCAGGTCATCGCCCTTTTTCTTCTTCAGCTTCAGGGCGCGCACTTTCTGGTGCTCCGGCTTTATCTGGAAAACGGCAAAGCGGCTGTCGTTGCTGAAGCTGGCCTTGGAACCACGGTTATACTTAGCTGTGGCGTTGTTGACCATACTGCGGATGTAGAGGTCGCCATCGCCCTCCTGTGGGTTGATGTTGTAGAGCACAAACTTGCCGTTGTGGGAAATCTTATCCCCACTCAGGCCATTCCAGCTGTCGTACACATCGTGGGTAAGCGTTTTTTTGGCTGTCTGCTGTTGCGCCTCGGCCTGCAGCAGGCCAGCGCTGAAGACAACAGCCAGGCATAAAAGTTTCTTCATATCGGGTGAAACTGATTGATAAGTAGGTATGAGTTGCGAATAAAGATAAGGATAAACTGCCAAAGGTGCAGCCGCTGTTTGGATTAGACGCCCGAAACTGCCGGAGGTTTAAAAGAGTTAGAGAGTTGGGGAGTTAGAGAGTTAGAGAGTCGTGTTCTGGTAGCGCATGATCTATTGCCTTAGTTTTGCGTTTATACTTGTCAGATAGCCAGCGCTTATACTTTTGCGTAAATCTATGCGGTATTTTTAATGCCGGACGGCACCTTGCCAGCTACGCAACAAGCTGCCCTGACAGTCAGACACTCGCAGGAGCTGCGCACACGGCGAGGTCTTTCGGGATAGCTAACGCTCGTTTGTTTTTGAGCGCAAATCCCTGTAACTTCACAACAAAACCCAATAAAGTAAATCAAAACTATGCAAACGAAAGAAGTATATATCATTTCGGCGGTTCGTACCCCCATCGGTTCCTTTGGCGGTGCCCTGGCCAGCCTCTCGGCTACCCAGCTTGGTGCGGCAGCTA is a window of Pontibacter kalidii DNA encoding:
- a CDS encoding VWA domain-containing protein codes for the protein MTWYQTLTLLEILFGATFLVLYVGYLLRVRRVALFFMQRPYGVWFKFLLRHLYLILLIIAILGPSFGAMKKEIRTIGKDLYVAVDLSQSMNATDIQPSRLEQAKHITKRLISRFNSDRIGLMVFSNEAYIQSPLTFDQNALLLHTQTLRTGLLPHSGTDYAPVLQLALDKLRQKSNTAEEEQKARVLVLISDGEDFGGNVKKLAEQLREENIRVYTLGIGTTDGSRIPVAQGFKTDSEGNEVISRLNPEPLVQLAELTGGTYFEVNGRVSEVSKLISTINKIEGELRESKTIDVTANKYIYPLALALLLILLDILITVKLIRI
- a CDS encoding aerotolerance protein, translating into MKTIAMAAILLVSLFSGGISIITRINQHAEEAAIAYQRKDYIEAIASYNYLLDDLEVDDDLLRLNLAHSYYQAGLLPQATSAYQYLADHPTPHLRALAHLQLGNIHTKQKKYKRALSLYKLALVAEPGNDAARYNFELLKKYLLLHPEAAEEQQQEAPEQENNAEQDQQQQPAEEDLAPQPQKNPDEQGEQQEIDQPAPAQNGQQQQAGSSEQQLSDQEREEIAGEADGDTEGLQLNNPFDKSGQQHRGSSEEVSEEDQQAQMRRARLRQANMSPEKARLLLDAMRNAELQYIQQLPKKPTRQPDPSKPDW
- a CDS encoding TetR/AcrR family transcriptional regulator — its product is MSKADRTRQLIIEKSAHLFNQKGYAGTSMQDIMGATGLTKGGIYGHFDSKEEIALEAFEHAAAHLMQLLGDSITPHTSATKKLEALLAFYKTYLYAPPIQGGCPVLNTSVEADDTNPLLRASVVRVLNKLHKSVANIVRLGLTQGEFKAIADAERFAILFVSMIEGGVMVSKAYGEAKYLHTVLQHLQQLIQQELKV
- a CDS encoding acyl-CoA thioesterase is translated as MQETTSIAQQLESKARIRFEDCDPFGHLNNGRYIDYFMNAREDQLRDNYQLDIYAHMQQTGNVWVVASSQVAYLQEVKMNEEITIRTNLRWFTESDLFMEGMMLDPETGRVKAAVWLRFAYLHVHKAIKASHEPQLMELFRAAAVMGNGKPDQYFEQRVKELRSLTVPA
- a CDS encoding HD domain-containing protein translates to MKEQLRQVLEVLNLAEKLKYELRHSWLSNGRQESVAEHTWRMSLMVVLLEPYLDHEIEVARTLKMVIIHDLVEAEAGDVPAFEVTTPELKEQKRQRELQAIERLRTTLGNGLGQHVYELWHEFEDKLTYESRVANALDKLEVRIQHNNADISTWLEVEQEFVFLMGQHTEFDACLHQLKELIEAQAVQKMEAAGISVAAVKQRIIAKPQAVV
- a CDS encoding DUF983 domain-containing protein is translated as MHKGWSYTRFSEMPEECPCCHQRYEPEPGFYYGAMYVSYGITTAILITILVALSVLLEEVTMLWFLGSLSVALLLFYPFIFRMSRAIWFNFFVHYNKDVAASARCQ
- a CDS encoding PaaI family thioesterase, whose protein sequence is MLRSYFILPSPQIYTYTCRMQYQEHYQRLERLYHQAKVQELFSGSSIQVSHSRAEITLPVQEKYFHGANALHGAVYFKLLDDAAYFAVASVVRDVFIVTASFQLNLVRPVTGGELKAVGILRSQSKNLFIAEATLYNERGKEVAFGTGQFVRTTQPLESLQGYV
- a CDS encoding S9 family peptidase, which gives rise to MKKLLCLAVVFSAGLLQAEAQQQTAKKTLTHDVYDSWNGLSGDKISHNGKFVLYNINPQEGDGDLYIRSMVNNATAKYNRGSKASFSNDSRFAVFQIKPEHQKVRALKLKKKKGDDLPKDSLAIVSLEDMRVVKVPRVQSYKLPKEGSGWLAYHLEKPLPEKKEAKKDTTAAGAEKTGEKKSTLKKNKDAKGTDLVLRNLSTGQEHRFPRVVDYIFSEQGNMLYFVKDELDSLHQAGVFAFSTSELKEMPIDTGLVSYKGISTDKAGNQLAYVATADTLKADIRYFSLNYWNTKSRESQVLADTVAKGMPQDWMVSEHGSLIFSEDGKRLFFGTFPRPVRYEKDTTQLEEDKVSLDIWTYKDPLIQPMQLKQNDRTLKRSFLAMYDLRGGKMQQLATLEMPDVYLDAYKTGDVALGVSDEKYKITIGYDTPTRKDAYLIDLKKGTTKQVLTESRGNPRLSPMGKYVYWYEPMDSSWHAMSTKGGANINLTKKVGVPFYEEDFDMPMLPDDYGFGGWVENDSHLLVYDKHDIWKLDPTGKKAAVNLTDTYGRQHNLRLRYEKLDPEQKFIPANAELYLSGFNIGTKADGYYKEYVSKEAKPEQLISSDHAYTSLSKAKDNNLVTFRRGDFRNYNDLYTSDLSFANVQQLTDANPQAAEYKWGTVELVNWKSTDGIPLQGLLYKPENFDANKKYPMLVYFYERSSDGIHNHRVPAPSASTINIPLFVSNDYLVFVPDIVYQNGYPGESAMDCIIPGVQMLVQQGFVDDRNMALQGQSWGGYQIAYMVTRTHLFKAAMAGAPVSNMTSAYGGIRWGTGLSRQFQYERTQSRIGGTLWEKPMQFIENSPLFFADRVQTPLLIMHNDNDGAVPWYQGIEYFMALRRLNKPVWMLVYNGEEHNLMQRKNRKDLSVRMSQFFDHYLKGAPAPKWMEQGVPSVIKGKDYGLELVREPEVAGEAKE